From one Diachasmimorpha longicaudata isolate KC_UGA_2023 chromosome 8, iyDiaLong2, whole genome shotgun sequence genomic stretch:
- the LOC135165630 gene encoding protein tipE isoform X3 — translation MGAQQEDDAKSSTAGDIENVDAQIPLVEVQSFVEKAKFYTSLCLGTTAILAVFGFLFLIPFVVEPAISTILADFSPHAVACVVTEHVYVEGLKNCSWASCREGCTSAAIRCHQIKVNYSKLPYEDFTKKPVGTVPWDVADTKFFINTEGCGYPPRVNCSEFAKKFGYQNMGKIFPCYYSRTYPETVVSRYSWDENLRHLVLALVTPIVLFIVSLGVLCYWYCPPMGKTCGGPGRNLIDKYTRKEE, via the exons ATGGGCGCCCAGCAGGAGGACGATGCTAAATCGAGTACTGCTGGGGACATTGAAAATGTTGATGCACAAATTCCTCTTGTCGAGGTCCAGAGTTTTGTGGAAAAAGCAAAATTCTATACTTCATTGTGTCTTGGAACAACGGCGATACTCGCggtttttggatttttatttctcattccaTTCGTTGTGGAGCCGGCTATATCAACGATTCTTGCCGATTTTTCACCGCACGCTGTTGCTTGTGTGGTGACAGAACATGTTTATGTGGAGGGACTGAAGAATTGCTCGTGGGCAAGTTGTAGAGAAG gCTGTACTAGTGCTGCAATCAGATGTCATCAGATCAAAGTCAATTACTCAAAACTACCGTACGAGGATTTTACGAAGAAGCCAGTGGGGACAGTACCATGGGACGTTGCGGatacgaaattttttatcaacacaGAGGGTTGTGGCTATCCACCGAGGGTTAATTGTTCAGAATTCGCCAAGAAATTTGGCTACCAGAACATGGGCAAAATTTTCCCCTGTTACTACAGCAGAACTTATCCCGAGACTGTGGTTTCCAG GTACTCGTGGGACGAAAATCTGAGGCATTTGGTGCTTGCGCTAGTGACCCCAATCGTCCTATTCATTGTCTCCTTGGGTGTACTTTGCTATTGGTACTGTCCACCCATGGGGAAGACTTGCGGTGGCCCTGGTCGTAATTTGATAGATAAATATACGCGAAAGGAAGAGTAA
- the LOC135165630 gene encoding protein tipE isoform X2, translating to MGAQQEDDAKSSTAGDIENVDAQIPLVEVQSFVEKAKFYTSLCLGTTAILAVFGFLFLIPFVVEPAISTILADFSPHAVACVVTEHVYVEGLKNCSWASCREGCTSAAIRCHQIKVNYSKLPYEDFTKKPVGTVPWDVADTKFFINTEGCGYPPRVNCSEFAKKFGYQNMGKIFPCYYSRTYPETVVSRYSWDENLRHLVLALVTPIVLFIVSLGVLCYWYCPPMGKTCGGPGRNLIDKYTRKEDILAEDEFEEDEEEY from the exons ATGGGCGCCCAGCAGGAGGACGATGCTAAATCGAGTACTGCTGGGGACATTGAAAATGTTGATGCACAAATTCCTCTTGTCGAGGTCCAGAGTTTTGTGGAAAAAGCAAAATTCTATACTTCATTGTGTCTTGGAACAACGGCGATACTCGCggtttttggatttttatttctcattccaTTCGTTGTGGAGCCGGCTATATCAACGATTCTTGCCGATTTTTCACCGCACGCTGTTGCTTGTGTGGTGACAGAACATGTTTATGTGGAGGGACTGAAGAATTGCTCGTGGGCAAGTTGTAGAGAAG gCTGTACTAGTGCTGCAATCAGATGTCATCAGATCAAAGTCAATTACTCAAAACTACCGTACGAGGATTTTACGAAGAAGCCAGTGGGGACAGTACCATGGGACGTTGCGGatacgaaattttttatcaacacaGAGGGTTGTGGCTATCCACCGAGGGTTAATTGTTCAGAATTCGCCAAGAAATTTGGCTACCAGAACATGGGCAAAATTTTCCCCTGTTACTACAGCAGAACTTATCCCGAGACTGTGGTTTCCAG GTACTCGTGGGACGAAAATCTGAGGCATTTGGTGCTTGCGCTAGTGACCCCAATCGTCCTATTCATTGTCTCCTTGGGTGTACTTTGCTATTGGTACTGTCCACCCATGGGGAAGACTTGCGGTGGCCCTGGTCGTAATTTGATAGATAAATATACGCGAAAGGAAGA CATTCTCGCGGAGGACGAATTCGAGGAAGACGAAGAGGAGTACTGA
- the LOC135165630 gene encoding protein tipE isoform X1 gives MGAQQEDDAKSSTAGDIENVDAQIPLVEVQSFVEKAKFYTSLCLGTTAILAVFGFLFLIPFVVEPAISTILADFSPHAVACVVTEHVYVEGLKNCSWASCREGCTSAAIRCHQIKVNYSKLPYEDFTKKPVGTVPWDVADTKFFINTEGCGYPPRVNCSEFAKKFGYQNMGKIFPCYYSRTYPETVVSRYSWDENLRHLVLALVTPIVLFIVSLGVLCYWYCPPMGKTCGGPGRNLIDKYTRKEDLKPLLQHSRGGRIRGRRRGVLIVTEGSPPSEGVTPDPTIGESSLLHVLNFNENNWPVIAN, from the exons ATGGGCGCCCAGCAGGAGGACGATGCTAAATCGAGTACTGCTGGGGACATTGAAAATGTTGATGCACAAATTCCTCTTGTCGAGGTCCAGAGTTTTGTGGAAAAAGCAAAATTCTATACTTCATTGTGTCTTGGAACAACGGCGATACTCGCggtttttggatttttatttctcattccaTTCGTTGTGGAGCCGGCTATATCAACGATTCTTGCCGATTTTTCACCGCACGCTGTTGCTTGTGTGGTGACAGAACATGTTTATGTGGAGGGACTGAAGAATTGCTCGTGGGCAAGTTGTAGAGAAG gCTGTACTAGTGCTGCAATCAGATGTCATCAGATCAAAGTCAATTACTCAAAACTACCGTACGAGGATTTTACGAAGAAGCCAGTGGGGACAGTACCATGGGACGTTGCGGatacgaaattttttatcaacacaGAGGGTTGTGGCTATCCACCGAGGGTTAATTGTTCAGAATTCGCCAAGAAATTTGGCTACCAGAACATGGGCAAAATTTTCCCCTGTTACTACAGCAGAACTTATCCCGAGACTGTGGTTTCCAG GTACTCGTGGGACGAAAATCTGAGGCATTTGGTGCTTGCGCTAGTGACCCCAATCGTCCTATTCATTGTCTCCTTGGGTGTACTTTGCTATTGGTACTGTCCACCCATGGGGAAGACTTGCGGTGGCCCTGGTCGTAATTTGATAGATAAATATACGCGAAAGGAAGA TTTGAAACCATTATTGCAGCATTCTCGCGGAGGACGAATTCGAGGAAGACGAAGAGGAGTACTGATTGTTACCGAGGGCTCACCCCCCAGCGAGGGAGTGACGCCTGATCCCACCATCGGAGAGTCTAGTTTACTTCACgttttaaatttcaatgagAATAATTGGCCTGTCATTGCTAACTAA
- the LOC135165629 gene encoding uncharacterized protein LOC135165629: MPKQVAVEDLVIPPQDGRICGTICICQMTAVLSSVALVYLTVAVYMPTTRAVASGIAPVPVMCTTIRTVNADNCDWGSCGEWCLSKTSGPCAQIHVNLRRNGSTIILANCTNTTNKTCYGIDQENAKKAKCIADECRNLTGTFNCTAGFCMNVTDAFECTFSDTDPPLKCSGKRGKITCIAIDGLFNCNRGTCERIRTPYNCDRRCVDIPTRNKNVILLSGDKVYLSQCERAIDVDSGKEIWHENRGNVMMASCYGIFNSSLGVEAVDCINGSVLEKEMLTDLTNFTYLSYLNLYATKPLDETGVIAPPEHSLILANESRLLINLEGCVNTLRDECKEFLHEYGKDGSDHNARARFPCFYAKDKTGVAVSRFDLDNTWKEFLIAFILPSVLFVVSCLTLICIQRTIVVGDDARMRFKGPGGLNEIHKSASGNLGDAGGGDSVMAL, translated from the coding sequence ATGCCGAAACAAGTGGCAGTTGAGGATCTCGTGATACCGCCCCAAGACGGCCGAATTTGTGGTACCATATGCATCTGCCAAATGACAGCGGTCCTCTCCTCAGTGGCCCTTGTCTACCTGACAGTTGCCGTCTACATGCCCACCACGAGAGCAGTTGCCTCAGGTATAGCCCCAGTCCCCGTAATGTGTACAACAATTCGCACCGTAAACGCCGACAACTGCGACTGGGGCAGCTGTGGCGAATGGTGTTTATCAAAAACATCTGGCCCCTGTGCCCAGATTCACGTGAATCTCCGTAGAAATGGATCGACAATTATCCTAGCCAATTGCACCAACACCACCAATAAAACGTGCTACGGTATCGATCAGGAGAATGCAAAAAAAGCAAAGTGTATAGCGGACGAATGTAGAAATTTAACTGGAACGTTCAACTGTACAGCTGGCTTTTGCATGAATGTCACTGATGCCTTTGAATGTACATTCAGCGATACAGATCCACCATTGAAGTGCTCCGGTAAGAGAGGGAAAATCACGTGTATTGCTATCGATGGTTTATTTAATTGTAACCGAGGGACTTGCGAGAGAATAAGAACTCCCTACAACTGCGACAGACGGTGCGTCGATATTCCAACAAGAAATAAGAACGTCATTCTCTTGAGTGGTGACAAGGTCTACCTGAGCCAGTGTGAGCGAGCCATTGACGTTGACAGTGGCAAAGAAATTTGGCATGAAAATCGGGGAAACGTGATGATGGCCTCCTGCTACGGTATTTTCAACTCTAGCCTGGGTGTTGAGGCTGTTGATTGCATCAACGGGTCAGTTCTGGAGAAGGAGATGCTCACAGATCTGACTAATTTCACGTACTTGTCTTACCTGAATCTTTACGCTACCAAACCCCTGGATGAGACCGGGGTGATAGCACCTCCTGAGCACAGTCTCATTCTCGCCAATGAGAGCCGTTTGCTCATCAACCTTGAGGGATGCGTCAATACCCTGAGGGATGAGTGCAAAGAATTCCTGCATGAGTATGGCAAGGATGGATCTGATCACAATGCTAGAGCCAGGTTTCCTTGTTTCTATGCTAAGGACAAGACAGGTGTTGCTGTATCGAGATTTGATTTGGATAACACGTGGAAGGAGTTCCTCATTGCATTCATTCTACCCAGTGTTCTGTTTGTTGTCAGTTGTTTGACACTGATATGCATACAGAGAACCATTGTCGTTGGGGATGATGCTAGAATGAGGTTCAAGGGACCTGGGGGACTCAATGAGATTCATAAGAGCGCTAGTGGGAATCTGGGAGATGCCGGTGGAGGAGATTCTGTCATGGCACTCTGA
- the LOC135165561 gene encoding cilia- and flagella-associated protein 298 — MVRLHVKKGDESQFLYDTFVDAKIDDVISDITIIYNGRLKITRICYEMEELAKHGTMLPPDMMGLTDEQIIELKLKDDWGEKCIPMSGWTFNKDEIGRRNGRQPDEKLQEVLKKAVADARAMISKKLVLQEKLVTLATVQDALNILRGATMIVYPMGLPPHEVIRQEFENTEDLTGMQASLEIIDIQLAELWFSGKQMLPGKKIKDFLGSNEKTKIIVKLQKRGSGRPGREPLMSEEDRKQLMLQAYRREQELKVSELSMIFYLPFWW, encoded by the exons ATGGTTCGTCTGCACGTGAAAAAGGGGGACGAGAGCCAATTTCTTTACGATACCTTCGTCGATGCTAAGATCGATGATGTCATCAGCGATATAACCATTATTTACAATGGAAGGCTGAAGATAACCAGAATTTGTTACG AAATGGAAGAACTCGCGAAACATGGCACAATGTTACCCCCTGATATGATGGGATTGACGGACGAACAGATTATAGAGCTGAAACTCAAGGACGACTGGGGAGAAAAATGTATTCCCATGAGTGGATGGACATTCAATAAAGATGAAATcg GGCGACGAAACGGTCGGCAACCCGATGAAAAATTGCAGGAAGTCCTGAAAAAAGCAGTGGCGGACGCCCGGGCCATGATTTCAAAG AAATTAGTACTTCAGGAGAAACTTGTGACCCTCGCTACTGTCCAAGACGCCCTGAATATCCTCCGCGGAGCGACAATGATCGTTTATCCGATGGGACTGCCGCCCCACGAAGTCATTCGCCAAGAGTTCGAGAACACCGAGGATTTAACGGGAATGCAAGCATCCTTGGAG ATTATTGATATTCAACTGGCAGAGCTCTGGTTCTCCGGCAAGCAGATGCTCCCcggtaaaaaaatcaaggatTTCCTGGGTTCAAATGAGAAGACGAAGATAATCGTGAAGCTTCAGAAGAGGGGATCTGGTCGTCCCGGTCGCGAGCCCTTGATGTCCGAGGAGGATCGAAAGCAGCTGATGCTTCAGGCTTATCGACGCGAGCAGGAGCTCAAGGTAAGTGAACTTTCCATGATTTTCTACCTTCCCTTCTGGTGGTAA
- the LOC135165628 gene encoding uncharacterized protein LOC135165628, with amino-acid sequence MGRKYKPRLIPEQDRRICGSICCCQLTIVISCVALVYLSVAVYIPSHRAFNAGIDPEPVMCQTVNATLVNYCAWASCGEWCLTKTTGFCPQIHATVRRNGTDLVLENCTQFSSIACPQVNLLSLKRYNCNNGSACSALSGVFNCSLGHCANMSELMLCHHKADGIIVDSEKDNMKLNGFFSCQNSRCTKIKRPFSCDRYCPRISTSNVNVFLMQDDNIYSARCSRAMALNRARGNVLGTRLSTPEKIWDDTSGRGIIASCFAVNRAGNTIRTEDCVNGSLVEETTVPQPYINFTTFLKLYENNLGNPVDKTDIYLPSQRSLTIYNTSRLYINLEGCVNTLRGECKDFLQTHGRDGDNQTAQSRYPCYYNKNDSFFVVARFNLEKTRIELLVATIVPTVLFIISLTSLIVITRSVQVGDDAKMRCRYCTEGQGNEDEDEGLFEANVSTPQGISNESEVRSVQL; translated from the exons ATGGGTAGAAAGTACAAACCACGATTAATACCAGAGCAGGATCGCAGGATATGCGGTAGCATCTGCTGTTGTCAACTCACAATAGTCATCAGCTGTGTTGCTCTAGTTTATCTGAGTGTTGCTGTCTATATACCATCACACAG GGCATTCAACGCGGGAATCGATCCGGAACCCGTAATGTGCCAAACGGTTAATGCCACCTTGGTAAATTATTGCGCTTGGGCTAGTTGTGGCGAATGGTGTCTCACCAAGACAACAGGCTTTTGCCCACAAATTCACGCAACTGTCCGACGTAACGGCACTGATCTCGTCCTTGAAAATTGCACCCAGTTCTCTAGTATTGCGTGCCCACAG GTGAATCTCCTGTCCTTGAAACGATACAATTGCAACAACGGAAGTGCCTGTAGTGCCCTGTCAGGTGTGTTCAACTGCAGTTTGGGTCACTGCGCCAATATGAGCGAGCTCATGCTCTGCCATCACAAGGCAGACGGTATAATCGTGGATAGTGAAAAAGACAACATGAAACTCAACGGTTTCTTCAGCTGCCAAAACTCGCGCTGCACAAAAATAAAACGTCCATTTTCGTGCGATCGTTACTGCCCGAGGATCAGCACCAGTAACGTCAACGTCTTCTTGATGCAGGACGACAATATCTATAGTGCGAGATGCTCCAGGGCAATGGCCCTCAATCGTGCTCGTGGTAATGTCCTGGGAACCAGATTGAGTACGCCCGAGAAGATCTGGGATGACACCAGTGGCCGGGGAATAATCGCCAGTTGCTTCGCAGTAAATAGAGCCGGAAATACCATAAG AACCGAGGACTGCGTGAATGGTAGTCTAGTGGAGGAAACAACCGTACCTCAGCCCTACATCAATTTTACGACTTTTCTGAAGTTATACGAGAATAACTTGGGAAATCCGGTGGACAAGACTGACATCTATTTACCCTCTCAACGATCACTCACCATTTATAATACCTCGAGGCTCTACATCAACCTCGAGGGTTGCGTGAATACTTTGAGAGGGGAGTGCAAAGATTTTCTGCAGACTCACGGAAGAGACGGAGATAATCAAACGGCGCAGAGTAGATATCCGTGTTATTACAACAAG AACGACTCGTTCTTCGTTGTTGCACGTTTCAATCTGGAGAAGACCCGTATTGAGTTATTAGTCGCCACTATAGTACCAACGGTACTCTTTATCATCAGCCTGACATCACTGATAGTCATCACTCGTTCGGTGCAAGTTGGGGATGATGCCAAGATGCGCTGTCGTTATTGCACCGAGGGACAAGGAAACGAGGATGAGGACGAGGGCCTCTTCGAGGCTAACGTATCAACACCACAAGGCATTTCCAACGAGAGCGAAGTGCGGAGTGTGCAACTTTAG